A single window of Solea solea chromosome 9, fSolSol10.1, whole genome shotgun sequence DNA harbors:
- the usp24 gene encoding ubiquitin carboxyl-terminal hydrolase 24 isoform X4: METEEEQHITTLLCMGFPDPDVIRKALRLAKNDINEAVALLTNESPGLGYGYEPMESGPAPGTSSTGDGENSGRTGTGGFDPPPAYHDVVESERSNDENGNCSGGSMEFPTTNLYELESRVFTDHWSIPYKREESLGKCLIASTCLARHSLADADENCKRFMERCMPEAFKKLLTSSAVHKWGTEIHEGIYNMLMLLVELVAERVKQDPVPVNLMGVLTMAFNPDNEYHFKNRMKASQRNWAEVFGEEANMFAVSPSSTYQKEPHGWLVDLVNRFGELGGFTSIQTKLNAEEIEIACVSALVQPLGVCAEYLNSSLVQPMLDPVIHKMITYVQNLEEKDLKDKRLVSIPDLLSAIKLLCMRFQRELVAVVDDLRLDTLLRMLKTPHFSTKMNSLKEVTKLIEESTVSKTVKNAIDTDKLLDWLVENSVLSIALEGNIDQAQYCERIKGIIELLGSKLSLDELSKIWRIQAGQSSTVIENIHTIIAAAAVKFSFDQLTHLFVLIQKSWEIESDRVRQKLLSLIGRIGREARSEATTGKVLEVLWELAHLPTLPTSLVQQALDEHLGILSDAYAVKETVKRSYIIKCIEDIKKTHTQEDIKGSDTQSSFLTGSWGKKKANSLTKASQQSSPQAVWVVPALRQLHEITRSFIKQTYQKQDKSIIQDLKKNFEIVKLITGSLVCCHRLGVTAAGNNGLSSSTLVDGRYTYQEYLDSHLRFLAFFLQEASLYLVWNRAKELWECLVSGPDVCELDREMCFEWFTKGQHDLESDVQQQLFKEKILKLEPYEITMNGFNLFKTFFENVNLCDHRLKRQGTQLCVERLDLAGMDFIWRIAMETPDEEIANEAIQLIITYSYTNLNPKMKKDSVSLHKKFIADCYKRLEAASSALGGPTLTHAVTRATKMLTATAMPTVATSVQSPSRYRGGFGSTKLVIIERLLLLAERYVITIEDMYSVPRTILPHGASYNGHPVTLHITYESTKDTFSVETHSNETIGSIRWKISEHLSCPVDNVQIFANDSVLTMNRDQKLLSQLGFSDEQTLTVKSSGTGTPSGSSESSASASSSSSSAVFNSAYALEQEKSLPGVVMALVCNVFEMLYQLANLDETRITLRVRKLLLLIPTDPEVQDALDNFVPKESSVWSHQKTLFTLGQGAGSRSPSMATKQQHQPSAASILESLFRSSAPGMSTFRVLYNLEVLSSKLMPTSDDEMAKTSSKSFCENFLKAGGLSLVVNVMQRDSIPSEVDYETRQGVYSICLQLARFLLVGQSMPAALDDDVIRDGEALSSRPFRNASRSGRQLSLCGTPEKSTYRQMSLSERSSIRVEEIIPAARVAIQTMEVDDFTSTVACFMRLTWAAAAGRLDLVGSPQPIRETHSSLVSQGVRTRVSSTGSNCSSSSEGETIPTALHAGICVRQQSVSIKDAIIAREALSLLVTCLQLRCQQLCSFYNLPSVNDFIIDILLGSPSEEIRRVACDQLYTLSQSDTSAFNELQKPNLFLLSVILTAQLPLWSPTSVMRGVNQRLLSQCTEYFDLRCQLLDDLTTSEMEVLKVSAAAMLEDEISWLDNFEPSWSSEMETSEADNILLAGHLRLIKTLLSLCGNEKEQLGPSLIQQLLDDFLFRASRIIINSSNPTPSPAPSHDFHPKCSTASSRLAAYEVLVMLADSSLSNLRLITKELMSMHHQPDSSLCKEFDYLPPVESRSVSGFVGLKNGGATCYMNAVFQQLYMQPGLAEAFLSIEDDTDQPEESVFYQVQSLFGHLMESKLQYYVPENFWKIFKMWNKELYVREQQDAYEFFTSLVDQLDEHLKKMGREQIFKNTFQGIFSDQKICKDCPHRYEREETFMALNLGVTACQSLEISLDQFVRGEVLEGSNAYYCERCKEKRTTVKRTCIKSLPSVLCIHLMRFGFDWESGRSIKYDEQIRFPWVLNMEPYTVSGMARQDCSGEGGEGRADGTSGGSPRKKVTISENYELVGVVVHSGQAHAGHYYSFIKDRRGSARGRWYKFNDNVVEEFDMNDETLEYECFGGEYRPKVYDQSNPYPDVRRRYWNAYMLFYQKISDQNSPVLPKKSRVSIMRQEAEDLTLFVFPSSAPSSPDVSPQSSPRPPRANNDRLTLLTRLVRKGEKKGLFVEKMPASIYQIVRDENLKFMRNRDVYNSDYFNFTLSLASVNATKLKHPDYQPMAKESLQLAVNFLFHTYLHTKKKLRVDTEEWMATVEVLLSKSSEACQWMVQYLVGPEGREITKVCLLESSVREVRVVVASILEKTMESALHFGDPGIDNMTDALLSLLDKDVPENVKNCAQYFGLFSNFAQRGCGPCQLLLKHSAYRRMLIFLLGPNRQNNQNRRWSPAQAREFLHLHSTLALITLHSDLDPQRTQAPGGFKLRVSHVPSTTPLLPLHTDILTSLFTPEGQPYLFEVMFAMRELSGPMSLLIEMVTYCSYCNEPFSLGVLQLLKTQLESAPPHELKNVFQMLQELLVVEDPLQSQRLKYAFESEKGLLALMHQSNNVDSRRCYQCVKFLVTLAQKCAPAKDYFKDLSAHWSWAVQWLQKKMTEHYWTPQSNVSNETSTNKTFQRTISAQDTLAYATALLNEKEQSGSSNGSDGSPANESADRSLRQGSESPMMLGDSKSDLEDVDP; this comes from the exons ATGGAGACCGAAGAGGAGCAGCACATAACGACGCTCCTCTGCATGGGGTTCCCAGACCCAGACGTGATTCGGAAAGCGCTCCGTCTGGCAAAGAATGACATCAACGAGGCAGTGGCGCTGCTGACCAACGAAAGCCCCGGACTCGGGTATGGATACGAGCCGATGGAGAGTGGGCCTGCCCCGGGCACGAGCTCCACTGGGGACGGTGAAAACAGCGGGCGTACTGGGACGGGAGGGTTTGACCCCCCGCCCGCATACCACGACGTGGTGGAGAGCGAG AGGAGCAATGATGAGAATGGGAACTGCTCTGGGGGAAGCATGGAGTTCCCCACCACTAACCTGTATGAGCTGGAGAGTCGAGTCTTTACCGACCACTGGTCAATACCTTACAAGAGAGAGGAGTCCCTGGGCAAGTGCCTCATCGCTTCCACCTGCCTCGCCAGGCACA GTCTTGCTGATGCCGATGAGAACTGCAAGCGCTTTATGGAACGCTGCATGCCGGAGGCCTTTAAAAAG TTGCTGACCAGCAGTGCTGTACACAAATGGGGCACAGAGATCCATGAGGGGATCTACAATATGCTAATGTTGCTGGTGGAGTTGGTTGCAGAGAGAGTCAAGCAAGACCCTGTACCTGTAAACCTAATGGGAGTGCTGACTATG GCCTTCAACCCTGATAATGAGTACCATTTCAAAAATCGGATGAAGGCCTCTCAGAGGAACTGGGCTGAAGTTTTCGGAGAAGAGGCCAACATGTTTGCGGTTTCTCCCAGCAGCACTTATCAGAAA GAGCCTCATGGTTGGCTGGTCGATTTGGTGAATCGA TTTGGAGAGTTGGGAGGATTCACTTCCATCCAGACTAAGCTCAACGCAGAGGAAATCGAAATTGCT tgtgtgtcagcTCTGGTCCAGCCTCTTGGAGTTTGTGCAGAATATCTAAATTCCAGCCTTGTCCAG cCCATGCTTGATCCAGTCATCCACAAAATGATCACATATGTACAGAATCTGGAGGAAAAGGATCTTAAAGACAAG CGTCTGGTCAGCATCCCCGACCTGCTTTCGGCAATCAAGCTGCTGTGTATGAGGTTTCAGAGGGAACTGGTTGCTGTGGTGGATGACCTTCGCCTAGACACACTGCTGCGTATGCTCAAAACCCCCCATTTTTCCACCAAGATGAACTCCCTCAAAGAG GTCACAAAGTTAATAGAAGAGAGCACTGTGTCTAAGACGGTGAAAAATGCTATTGACACAGATAAACTGCTTGACTGGCTTGTAGAGAATTCCGTCCTGTCAATAGCACTTGAGG GTAACATTGATCAAGCTCAATACTGTGAAAGGATAAAGGGAATAATTGAGCTCCTGGGGAGTAAACTTTCACTTGATGAACTCTCAAAGATCTGGAGAATCCAG GCAGGCCAGTCCTCAACTGTGATAGAAAACATTCATACaatcattgctgctgctgctgtgaagttCAGCTTTGACCAACTCACCCACCTCTTTGTGCTCATACAGAAG AGCTGGGAGATTGAGAGCGACCGTGTGAGGCAGAAGCTGCTCAGTCTGATTGGGAGGATTGGCAGAGAAGCTCGCTCTGAAGCTACAACTGGAAAG GTGCTGGAGGTGCTCTGGGAGTTGGCTCATCTCCCCACTCTCCCTACCAGTCTTGTCCAGCAGGCGCTGGATGAGCACCTGGGGATCTTGAGTGATGCCTATGCTGTCAAAGAGACGGTGAAACGCAGTTACATCATTAAATGTATAGAAGACATTAAGAAG ACTCACACTCAGGAGGACATTAAAGGCAGCGACACTCAAAGCTCATTTCTAACTGGCTCTTGGGGCAAGAAGAAAGCTAACTCTTTGACCAAA GCCTCTCAGCAGAGCAGTCCTCAGGCAGTCTGGGTCGTTCCTGCTCTCCGTCAGCTGCACGAGATCACTCGTTCTTTCATCAAGCAGACCTATCAAAAGCAAGACAAG AGCATCATTCAGGACCTGAAGAAGAACTTTGAGATTGTCAAACTAATCACAGGGTCCCTTGTGTGCTGCCATCGGCTTGGTGTGACTGCTGCAGGAAATAATGGTCTCTCAAGCTCGACCCTGGTAGATGGACGATACACCTACCAagag TATCTGGACAGCCACCTACGCTTCCTGGCCTTCTTCCTCCAGGAGGCCAGCCTCTATCTGGTCTGGAACCGAGCTAAAGAGCTATGGGAGTGTCTGGTGTCAGGGCCAGATGTTTGTGAACTTGACCGTGAG ATGTGTTTTGAGTGGTTCACCAAAGGACAGCATGACCTTGAGAGTGATGTTCAGCAGCAGCTCTTCAAGGAGAAGATATTGAAACTGGAGCCCTATGAGATCACCATGAATG gttttaatctttttaagACCTTCTTTGAGAACGTTAATCTGTGTGATCATCGCCTTAAACGCCAAGGAACTCAGCTG TGTGTGGAGCgccttgacctggcagggatGGATTTTATCTGGCGCATCGCCATGGAAACCCCTGATGAAGAAATAGCCAATGAAGCAATCCAGCTCATTATCACATACAGCTACACCAACCTCAATCCCAAGATGAAGAAG GATTCTGTATCTTTGCACAAGAAGTTCATTGCCGATTGTTACAAGAGACTCGAG GCTGCTAGCTCAGCCCTGGGTGGGCCAACTCTGACGCATGCAGTTACTAGGGCAACCAAGATGTTGACGGCCACTGCCATGCCGACTGTGGCCACGTCTGTACAATCACCATCAAGGTACAGAGGGGGGTTTGG ATCCACTAAGCTGGTTATAATCGAAAGACTGCTGCTGTTGGCTGAGCGTTATGTTATTACTATAGAG GATATGTACTCAGTTCCTCGTACTATTCTACCTCATGGGGCTTCGTATAATGGACACCCTGTAACTCTTCACATTACCTATGAGTCAACCAAAGACACTTTCAGCGTTGAG ACCCACAGTAATGAGACAATAGGAAGTATCCGATGGAAGATATCTGAGCACTTGAGCTGTCCGGTGGATAATGTCCAGATCTTTGCCAATGACAGTGTG TTGACCATGAATCGCGACCAGAAGCTGCTGTCACAGCTTGGCTTCAGCGATGAGCAGACCTTGACTGTGAAGAGCTCAGGCACTGGCACCCCTTCTGGCAGCTCTGAGTCCTCAGCCTCTGCTTCAAGCAGCTCCAGTTCTGCTGTCTTCAACTCAGCCTATGCCTTGGAGCAG GAGAAGTCCTTACCTGGTGTGGTGATGGCTTTGGTGTGCAATGTGTTTGAGATGCTTTACCAGCTGGCTAACCTTGATGAAACCAG GATCACCCTACGTGtgaggaagctgctgctgcttatccCAACAGACCCAGAAGTGCAGGATGCTCTCGACAACTTTGTTCCCAAAGAATCCAGCGTCTGGAGTCACCAG AAGACACTCTTCACCCTCGGGCAGGGAGCAGGCTCTCGCTCTCCATCTATGGCAACCAAGCAGCAGCACCAGCCCAGTGCTGCATCCATTCTAGAGTCCCTGTTCAGATCCTCAGCACCTGGCATGTCCACCTTCAGAGTGCTGTACAACCTGGAG GTTTTGAGCTCAAAGCTTATGCCCACATCGGATGATGAGATGGCCAAAACCAGCAGCAAGTCCTTCTGTGAGAACTTCCTCAAAGCAGGAGGACTCAG TCTGGTGGTGAATGTGATGCAGAGAGATTCAATACCATCGGAGGTGGACTATGAGACCAGACAAGGGGTTTATTCAATTTGTCTTCAGTTGGCCAG GTTTCTTCTGGTCGGTCAGAGCATGCCTGCAGCActggatgatgatgtcatcagagatgGCGAGGCACTGTCATCTCGTCCATTTCGTAATGCGAGTAGGAGTGGGCGACAGCTGTCTCTATGTGGAACTCCAGAGAAGTCCACTTACAGACAGATGTCTCTGTCTGAGCGCTCGTCCATTAGAGTGGAGGAGATCATACCTGCTGCCCGTGTAGCTATTCAG ACCATGGAAGTGGACGACTTCACCTCCACTGTGGCCTGTTTTATGCGTCTGACATGGGCAGCTGCTGCAGGCCGACTGGATCTGGTTGGCAGCCCACAGCCAATTAGAGAGACCCATAGTTCACTTGTGTCCCAGGGAGTCCGCACCAGGGTCAGCAGTACAG GAAGTAACTGCAGCTCCAGCAGTGAGGGGGAGACTATACCAACAGCATTGCATGCGGGAATATGTGTCAGACAGCAGAGTGTCTCCATCAAAGATGCCATCATCGCTCGGGAGGCACTGTCACTGCTGGTTACCTGTCTGCAGCTACGTTGTCAGCAACTAT GTTCTTTTTACAACCTACCCTCTGTCAACGATTTCATTATCGATATTCTGCTGGGATCTCCCAGCGAAGAG ATCCGTCGTGTAGCGTGTGATCAGTTGTACACTCTCAGCCAGTCTGACACTTCAGCCTTCAATGAACTCCAGAAACCCAACCTGTTCTTGCTCTCAGTCATTCTCACAGCTCAGCTGCCACTATGGAGTCCCACATCTGTCATGAGAGGAGTCAACCAGAG GTTGCTGTCCCAGTGTACTGAGTACTTTGACCTAAGATGTCAGCTTCTGGATGACCTAACCA CATCAGAAATGGAAGTGTTAAAAGTGAGCGCAGCGGCCATGCTGGAGGATGAGATCTCCTGGCTCGATAACTTTGAGCCCAGCTGGAGCTCTGAAATGGAGACCAGTGAAGCGGACAACATTCTCCTGGCTGGACACCTCAGACTCATCAAGACCTTGCTCTCCCTCTGTGGCAATGAGAAGGAGCAACTTG GCCCATCTCTCATCCAGCAGTTGTTGGACGACTTCTTGTTTCGAGCCTCTCGCATCATCATCAACAGCTCCAACCCCACACCTTCCCCAGCTCCCAGCCATGACTTCCATCCCAA GTGCAGCACAGCCAGCAGCAGACTGGCTGCCTACGAGGTGCTTGTGATGCTGGCTGACAGCTCTCTATCAAACCTCCGCCTCATTACCAAAGAGTTAATGTCCATGCACCACCAGCCTGATTCTTCCCTCTGTAAAGAGTTTGAT TATCTACCCCCAGTAGAAAGCCGGTCAGTCTCAGGTTTTGTTGGACTGAAGAACGGTGGAGCCACATGTTACATGAACGCTGTCTTCCAGCAGCTCTACATGCAGCCAGGCCTGGCAGAG GCTTTCTTGTCCATTGAGGATGACACAGACCAGCCAGAGGAAAGTGTCTTCTACCAGGTGCAGTCTTTGTTTGGACACCTGATGGAGAGCAAATTGCAATACTATGTACCTGAGAACTTCTGGAAG ATCTTCAAGATGTGGAACAAGGAGCTATATGTAAGAGAACAGCAAGATGCATACGAGTTCTTCACTAGCCTAGTGGACCAGCTTGATGAACATCTCAAG AAAATGGGTCGAGAACAGATCTTCAAAAACACCTTTCAGGGAATCTTCTCAGACCAGAAGATTTGTAAAGACTGTCCTCACAG GTATGAGCGCGAGGAAACATTCATGGCTTTGAACCTTGGAGTGACTGCTTGTCAAAGTTTAGAGATCTCTTTAGACCAGTTTGTCAGAGGAGAAGTGCTGGAAGGCAGCAATGCCTACTACTGTGAGAGATGCAAGGAGAAG AGAACCACCGTGAAGCGGACATGCATCAAATCCCTTCCCAGTGTTCTCTGTATTCACCTCATGCGCTTTGGCTTTGACTGGGAAAGTGGACGCTCCATCAAATACGATGAACAGATTAGG TTCCCATGGGTGTTAAACATGGAGCCCTACACCGTCTCTGGGATGGCTCGTCAAGACTGCAGCGGAGAGGGCGGTGAGGGGCGTGCCGACGGGACGTCGGGAGGGTCCCCCAGGAAGAAAGTGACAATTTCTGAGAACTACGAGCTTGTGGGAGTTGTTGTCCACAGTGGTCAAGCACATGCAGGCCATTACTACTCCTTCATTAAAGATAGGCG tGGTAGTGCCCGGGGCCGTTGGTACAAGTTCAACGACAATGTGGTGGAGGAATTCGATATGAATGATGAAACTCTGGAGTACGAGTGCTTTGGAGGAGAGTATCGCCCCAAAGTCTATGACCAGT CCAACCCATATCCTGATGTGCGAAGGAGATACTGGAATGCCTACATGTTGTTTTACCAGAAGATCAGTGACCAGAACTCACCTGTTTTGCCCAAAAAGAGCAGAGTCAGCATCATGAGGCAGGAAGCTGAGGACCTTACACT ttttgtttttcctagCTCTGCCCCGTCCTCCCCCGATGTGTCCCCACAGTCCTCTCCTCGCCCCCCAAGGGCCAACAACGACCGTCTCACCCTCCTCACCCGTCTGGTCCgcaaaggagagaagaaaggcCTGTTTGTAGAGAAGATGCCTGCTAGCATCTATCAG ATTGTGCGAGATGAAAATCTGAAGTTCATGAGGAACAGAGATGTCTACAACAGCGACTACTTCAACTTCACTCTGTCTCTCGCATCTGTCAATGCA ACAAAACTGAAGCATCCAGACTACCAGCCTATGGCCAAAGAGAGCCTCCAGCTGGCTGTCAACTTTCTCTTCCACACCTACCTCCATACCAAAAAGAAACTCCG GGTGGACACAGAGGAATGGATGGCCACAGTGGAGGTGTTGCTGTCTAAGAGCAGCGAGGCGTGTCAGTGGATGGTGCAGTACCTGGTTGGACCAGAGGGACGAGAGATCACCAA GGTTTGTCTGTTAGAGTCCAGCGTGAGGGAGGTGAGGGTGGTGGTCGCATCTATCCTGGAAAAGACCATGGAGAGCGCTCTTCACTTTGGAGACCCAGGAATAGACAATATGACCGACGCCCTGCTCTCCTTATTGGACAAAGATGTTCCTGAGAACGTGAAAAACTGTGCGCAGTATTTCGGCCTCTTCAGTAACTTTGCACAGAGG GGTTGTGGTCCATGTCAGTTGTTGTTGAAACACTCAGCTTATCGCCGGATGCTTATCTTCCTGTTGGGACCCAACAGGCAGAATAACCAG AATCGGCGGTGGAGTCCAGCACAGGCTCGGGAATTCCTTCACCTCCACAGCACTCTGGCGCTCATCACTCTGCACAGTGACCTCGACCCTCAACGGACACAAG CGCCAGGTGGGTTTAAACTGCGGGTGAGTCACGTTCCATCCACCACCCCGCTCCTCCCCCTCCATACGGATATCCTGACCTCACTCTTCACTCCAGAGGGACAGCCTTACCTTTTTGAG GTAATGTTTGCCATGCGCGAGTTGTCGGGCCCGATGTCTCTCCTGATAGAGATGGTGACGTACTGCTCGTACTGTAATGAGCCCTTCTCCCTGGGTGTGCTACAGCTACTCAAG ACCCAGCTGGAGTCGGCTCCACCTCATGAACTGAAGAATGTTTTTCAGATGCTGCAGGAGCTACTA GTAGTGGAGGACCCGCTGCAATCACAGAGACTCAAGTATGCTTTCGAGTCCGAGAAAGGCCTGTTAG cCTTAATGCACCAGAGCAACAATGTGGACAGCAGACGCTGCTATCAGTGTGTGAAGTTCCTGGTTACTTTAGCCCAGAA GTGTGCTCCAGCCAAGGATTACTTCAAGGACTTGTCTGCTCACTGGAGCTGGGCGGTGCAGTGGCTACAGAAAAAG ATGACAGAACATTACTGGACTCCACAGAGCAACGTCTCAAATGAGACATCTACTAACAAAACCTTCCAGCGCACCATTTCtgcacag GATACCTTGGCCTATGCCACAGCGTTGTTAAATGAGAAGGAGCAGTCTGGCAGCAGTAACGGCTCTGACGGCAGTCCAGCAAATGAAAGTGCCGACCGCAGCCTCCGACAG GGGTCAGAATCTCCCATGATGCTCGGCGATTCAAAGAGCGATCTAGAAGACGTCGACCCATAG